Genomic DNA from Aggregatilinea lenta:
TCTGGCTGAGACGAGACCTTCGAGTTCATCGGGACAATTCCTCTCCTTTGGCAGTCACGCTTCATCGACCGGCAGCCTGCGCCGCCGCCTCGCCCAAAAATCGCACCGTAACCGGCACCCCGGCCAGGCGAGATAGGCTCTCGTCAAGTAAGTGCTGCAGGTGCTTCTCGAGCCACTCGCGCGCGTAGAGATGCCTGGGCCGGACCCACAAAACGCCATCTTCGTAGCGCTCGGCCACCGTGCCCCGCACCCACGTGTCGAACGTCGCCCGGTTGAGCTGCAGCTCCAGCTGGCCCAGCAGCGCGTGCCACAGATCGCGCACGCTCAGCGCCCCGCCGCCGGGATGCTCGTCGAGGCCGACCGGCTCGCGCTGCGGTGTGGGCGACGTCGTGACCTGCGACGGCAGCGGGGCAGGCGGCTGCAGCTTGATCCGGGCCAGCTCGACGTACTTGGGGGCCGGATCGCTGCCCTGCCGCAGCATGGAGATCAGCAGGCCGGCAGGATTGCGCCCTTCGCCCTGGGCGTGTAGGGCGAGCGCCAACGCGCGCTCGGTGCCTTCCTGGAGCACCTGCCGGCGCAGCGGGGCCGAGAGGCCCAGGCTTTGAAGCTCCGACAGCACCTCGCGTACGTCCTCCGGAGGGAACGAGCTGGTTGTTTGTTTGATGTTTTTCTCAGGGGTGTCTGAAGGATCATCATCAGACGTGGGTTTTAAAACATGGGTTTCTATGTGTACGTCCGTCGTACCAGCGGGCGGTACGTGGGTCGTACTGGCAGTTGGTACGTCAGCCGTACCAGTGGTACGTGGGACGTACCCCTTTTCCGGTACGTGGGTCGTACCATCAGGCTGGTACGTGGGTCGTACTCCTGGTACGTGGGACGTACCGGCCTGTTCCGGCTTGCGCGTGCGGACCGTCTGGCTCGCCGCAGCCGTCTTTCGCCGGTTTTTCGCGTCCGTTTCGGCACGCCGTTCCTCCAGGCCATCCCAATCCATGTCCGCATCGCTCTCGGCCAAAGCCCAATACCGGCCTCGCGCATTTTCGCCGACGCAGCGCAGGATGCGGTACTGCTCCAGGCCCTGTAACGCGGCCACAATCGCCGGACGACTCAGGCCGCAGCCGCGCGATCCGCGAGCGCCGCGCTCGAAGGCCGTCAGGCTGAGCTGCGCCATGCGCTTGGCCAGGGTATCCGTCCAGCCGTAGATATGTCGCACGGCAAACATGACGACGCGCAGCTCGTCATCCTTCAGAAGCGGCATGAGGCGGTCGATCAGGACGTTCGGCGTCTGGAATGTATTTGGAATCAGGTTGTTCCGTGACCCCGTTAGGCATGATTCGTCAGACCTGGTCATAGCCTTCCCTCTCTTTTCCAACCCGGTCGTGTGTCTGGCCCAGGTTTTCCCTG
This window encodes:
- a CDS encoding DnaA N-terminal domain-containing protein; this translates as MPLLKDDELRVVMFAVRHIYGWTDTLAKRMAQLSLTAFERGARGSRGCGLSRPAIVAALQGLEQYRILRCVGENARGRYWALAESDADMDWDGLEERRAETDAKNRRKTAAASQTVRTRKPEQAGTSHVPGVRPTYQPDGTTHVPEKGYVPRTTGTADVPTASTTHVPPAGTTDVHIETHVLKPTSDDDPSDTPEKNIKQTTSSFPPEDVREVLSELQSLGLSAPLRRQVLQEGTERALALALHAQGEGRNPAGLLISMLRQGSDPAPKYVELARIKLQPPAPLPSQVTTSPTPQREPVGLDEHPGGGALSVRDLWHALLGQLELQLNRATFDTWVRGTVAERYEDGVLWVRPRHLYAREWLEKHLQHLLDESLSRLAGVPVTVRFLGEAAAQAAGR